The DNA window GCTTTGCTTGTGAGGGTTTTGGGAAGACCTTTCAGCACCTAAAGGGttccaagaaagctggagagggacttttcacgAGGCACGGAGTGAtaggacaggggggaatggccttgaggtgaaggagggaaggtgTAGATGGATAAgtggaaggaattgttccctgtgagggtggggaggccctggcacagggtgcccagagaagctgtggctgccccatccctggaagtgtccaaggccaggttggatggggcttggagcaacctgggctagtggaaggtgtccctgcccgtggcagggggtgggatgagatgagctttaaggtcccttccaagccaaaccagcCTGTAATCCTGTGATTGATTCTATGATACCAAGGCTGATTCCTCACCCTGGGGCAGCCCATAGCTGTGCTAAGGCAGCTGGTGCATTGTCAGACATCCCCCAGGCTGACCTCAAAGCAGGAGACATGCAGGTCTGCAGAGTAATAACGTCTCTAGGAAGTAATAATTTGCAGCTTCTGCCTGGAAGTTGATGGTTCTTTTCAAGAGGTCCTTTGAGAAACTTCTCGAGTGTGCACAAcccagcccagcacctccctgctccaaggaAATAGTGTTTGATTGCGTGGAAAGGAACCCTACACATTTTGAGTCCTCTAGGTGGCTGCTCAAGATGTTGATTAGCCCCTAAACCCTCTGCCTCAACTGCTGCGTTCATTAAACTGCTTTGCCTTCTCTCgccacagggagctgcagcgACAGCTGATCCCTGTCAGTGCTGCGCtgaaaagccctttttttttaatttgttttttttttttggtgatcCACAGAGGTCCAGTGTCCCATCCCTCATATTTCGAATGGTCAGCTGAAATCTGCAGAGAACTTCAcctctggcagcacagccacgCTCGAGTGCGACCCCGGCTACACAGCCCTGGGTGCCACCACGGTGCGGTGCCTGGCCAACGGCAGGTGGCACCCACGGGTGCCAGCCTGCACCCCAGGTACACACACACCTCTCTCTTGCCTTTACCAGTGTAATTACCTGCTTCTGTTTCGCTAAAAGCACGTGCAGTGCTCGCAGGAGGGGTTGGAGGGTGGGCAGTGCCATTAGCTGTGTTGGGTGGTGCTGGGTGGCAGGaccccctctgctctgcagggctgtccctTACTGCAGGGCACACCAAGGGTTCAGTGTCTTGCACATAAAAGTCTGTGAGAATACAGATCCTCATTAAGTTCACGTCCTTTGGTGAATTGTCCCtgttatttttccccctcagttCACCCCATGCCCCCCTGCAgcaggctgctgctgtccctcGCTTCTTCCTGGGGTTTCCACCAAGGCAGGGCTCAGCTTCATCCCACTGGGTCCCTGGGGGAGACCTCCCAGCTCTGAGGGTCCCTGTTgtcccctgctctgtccccaggccagtgttccagccctcctgctgtCGACCACGCCGACCTAAACCACCGGCACCAGTTTCTAGTCGGGACCACCCTGATCTACTCCTGCAGGCACGGGTTCACTTTGATCCCTGGAGTGTCTCCAACAACTACTTGTCTTAACAATTTCACGTGGTCCGCAGTCCCAAAGCTTTGCCAGAGTAAGTACAACGTTTCCTTTGCTTTGCCAACAAAGCATCAGTTTAATAACATCGTTTTTCAAAAACccactggtgctgctgtgccagtgggACTTCACTGAGCAGCTTTGGCTCTCACTTGTTATAATTTTGCTGTTCAAAGGGTGGCGTGGCTGGAAGGAAtagctgcagctcctgctggttTTTGGCTGTTCAAACAATGGTGCAGTTAGTGACATGCCATCCCCTCAGCCACAATTTGTAGCTAATCACGGGGCTCAGGTCGCTCTGCCTTCCAAGAGAAGGGGTTGTTATTGCATAATTACCATCCCTGAGCATGCCAGGTCTGATTAGGCATCTGGGTCAGCAAACCACCCCTGAGGGACCACCCCCCACCTTCCTCATGTAAATACCTGCTTTCTGATGCTGGTTGTTCCTCAGAGGTGCAGTGTCCCATCCCTGTTATCCCCCACGGGAGAGAGATCAGCGCCAGGAAAACCCAGTACACAGGATCACAACAGAGAATCAAGGAAACCTTTGGGCACCAGGCAGAATTCCACTGTGACCATGGCTACGTGCTGAAGGGCAGCCAGAGGACCCAGTGCTCGTCTGATGGGACGTGGAGACCCCCCATCCCATACTGTGACAGGGGTAAGTGGGaatggcagggctgggaattgCATCCCAAGGGtaggagcagcagggagaaaatttCATGACCTGAgcacagcttctcagagaaggtGTTAGGAGTAGGGGCCCAAGGCACAGTGTTAAAGGGCTTTAAAGTTTTTGTGCTCTGTCAAAGCTCTAATTAATGAAATGCACTGATTGATGTGACTTGCAGCCATCTCTCAGAGTGCTGTTCAAGGTGTTCATGACACTCACCATTCCCTGACCCCCTTCATGAGCAGGATCATTTCTCatggaaaagaggaggggaTAAGGGAAGGTTGGCTGAAGGGGAGGGAGTGGGGATACTTGCTGTGGTACTGGGGCCATGCTGATGGGTTACCTGGGGCAGTCTGGGAGCACTGGTAGAGCCAGAGGCAAAGCTGGCATGAAGCAAGGAGAGCAACATTTAGAATGAACATGAAAAGCTCACTTCTCCTGTTATTTCCCTACCTTCTGTCTCCCTGACGGAATGAAGAaattcttaatttcttcctttattcTCTCACAGTCTGTGATCCCCCTCCCAAAATCACCAATGGGCAGCACTCTGCCTTGGGGACTAAGCAGTTCCCATATGGCTTTGAAGTCAAGTACACCTGCATGGAGGGTCTGTCCCTCATTGGGGACGAGTCCATCTACTGCACCTCTGACAACGGGGAGAACCTGACGTGGAGTGGAGCTGCCCCGAGTGCAGGGGTGAGTGAGTGGTTTCTCCTGTATGGGACCAGGCTGAAGGCAGGACCTGGGTGCTACACTCAGCACAATGGGGTTAAAAGTGAGCCTGGAGATCCTCCTTCCTTCACAGGCTCAACAGCTCCAGGGTGGGAAATGAGACACTCTGGTTCTCTGACAttgggcaggcaggaggagcagctctgccctgcctgacctgtcccctgctgtccctgggcaaGGGCAGCAGCCAgaccctgctcccagctccactCTCTCCCCACAGTGGTTCGGTGCCCCAAGCCCGTGGTCCAGAGGGGAAGTGACCCCCCAAGGTTCACCTTTCCCTATGGGGTGGTGCTGCAGTTCTCCTGTGATGAAGGCTTTGGATGAGTGGTGCTCCAGAGAGTCAGTGCCAGGCTGATGGCAGCTGGCACCCTCCTGTGCCCACCTGCCAGCCAGGTGAGTTCCAGCCAGGAGCTGAGCCGTGGCTCCTgttgcagagcagggagcttgGGGAGCAGCACTTCACAGCTGTGTCCATCCTCGGGGCTCTATGAGAACCTTCCCCTCCTTGCAGAAGAAACAAACTTCCCAAAGCTGGTGTCTACCAGGCAGTGGTTGAGTTTTTCTTGACAGTCATGTAGAAAGGAGGCCGGGACTTCACTGACTTCTCCTTCAGAGTGCACGTTCCTACTGCCAAATATCCATCTGCAGACTCTGCACGGGATGCCTGAACAGAGACATTGccacaaaaaagcaaattagtGACAAATTCCTAACACCTCTCAGGGGCTGCTCTGACCTTCACTCTCCCCTCTTAAAGGGCCTGGGgaagtatttttgctttaacGTTTGGTTTCACAGCTCCACAAATTTAAGTTCCTCTGCACTGGCTCAGCCTTCACAAGCTTCATAGTTTCTTTTCTGCCCCCATAACACTGAGCTGCCTTCTGCTGTGGGTTTTCCTTCCAGTTCTGTGTCCACAACCACGGGTGGCCTATGGAAGGCTGAAAAGCCCTTTGGATGATAAAACGTGGTACCAGATCAATGAGACTGTTACTTTGGGATGTGC is part of the Chiroxiphia lanceolata isolate bChiLan1 chromosome 25, bChiLan1.pri, whole genome shotgun sequence genome and encodes:
- the LOC116798183 gene encoding C4b-binding protein-like — translated: MPGLLCPPGQLLALVVLLLQPTGSLEVQCPIPHISNGQLKSAENFTSGSTATLECDPGYTALGATTVRCLANGRWHPRVPACTPGQCSSPPAVDHADLNHRHQFLVGTTLIYSCRHGFTLIPGVSPTTTCLNNFTWSAVPKLCQKVQCPIPVIPHGREISARKTQYTGSQQRIKETFGHQAEFHCDHGYVLKGSQRTQCSSDGTWRPPIPYCDRVCDPPPKITNGQHSALGTKQFPYGFEVKYTCMEGLSLIGDESIYCTSDNGENLTWSGAAPSAGAQQLQGGK